GCCTGCGACCAGGCCGAGCAGATCAGCATGGTACAGCCAGGTTTGCAGGATCTGAGGCCTCTCCTTGCGTAGCAGCCGACTCAACGCCCACAGGCCTCGGATGCTTGGCCTCCCTCGTCGCATACCCAGGGTCACAACTTGAACTCCATGCGCTTCAATGCTGGGGCCGAGGGTGCCCGCATCGGTCATAGAGACGACAAGAGAGGAAAACCGTCGATCAAGGCTCGAGAGGAGCTTAAAGAGCATCGCCTCCGCGCCGCCGGTGGAAAGATCGGTTATGAGGTGAACGATCGTGATCACAACAGGCGGTCACCGCGGCCGGAGAGCCGTCGCTTTATACCGGTCAATGGTCTTGCGCAGCCCGTCGTTCAGCGAAGTCGTGGCCCGGAATCCGAAGAGTTTCTCTGCCTTGCTCGTATCAAGACAGCGGCGAGGTTGGCCGTCGGGCTTGGACGTATCCCAGATGATTGCCCCTTTAAACCCTGTCAATACTGTGATCCGGTCGACCAACTCCCTAATCGACACCTCAAACCCCGCTCCGATGTTGACTGGATCACTTGCGTTGTAATGTTCAGCGGCCAATAGCATGCCTTCCGCTGCATCTTCGACATAGAGGAATTCGCGGGTAGGTGTGCCGGTCCCCCAAACGGTTAACGTTGGAGGAGAAAGGTTGGAGGCCGCCTGACTCATCGCGTCAACGCATTTACGGATCAGCGCCGGAATGACATGCGACGTCTCCAGATCGAAATTGTCGCGGGGTCCATAGAGATTGACCGGAAACAAGACGATCGAATTGAAGCCATATTGCTGGCGGTAGGCTTGTGACTGCACCAGTAGCATTTTGGGGACCAACCCGTATGGAGCGTTGGTCTCTTCAGAATAACCGTTCCATAGGTCGTCTTCTTTGAACAACACCGGGGTACACTTTGGAAAGGATCGGACTCGCCGAAGTACACACGGCCTTGTTCGATGCGCGGATAATCGCCCCGCCAGAGCACCTTTTTCAGCGTTGCCAGCACGCGCGGTCTCGGGCCAGCGCATCGAACTGCTCCCGGACCGCTTTCTTCTTGGCCTCGTCTTGAAACCCGTTCATCGCCCCGTCCTTGGCAGCGACCCTCCGGCCACCCGCTCCAGTTCCCTCAGCGTCATCTCGACCATCCGGTCCACCGTAAACTGTGCAGCAATCCGCTCCCGCGCCCGCCGCCCTCGAGCCGCACGTTCCTGGGCGGTCCACGCCAATGCTACACACCATGCCTTGCACAACGACTCGGGATTGCGCGGGGGAGCTACGAGGCCCGTCTCACCGACGATTACGGCCGCATCCCCGACGTCCGTTACCACACAGGGCACACCGCACGCCATGGCCTCCCCCTGCACATTGGGAAATCCTTCACCAAATGCGGAGCTGAGGCACAGCACATCAAGGGCCGGAAGTAGCTGGTCGATGTCCTTCCGCAAACCGAGAATATGTGCGTGATTCTTCAATTTCATACCCATCAATTTTGGAGTCAGCGTCTCCGTATCCTTCCCCACGAGCAAGTATTCCACATCGGAACGGTGACCCACCACAATCTCAGCAGCGGCCAGGAATGAATCATGATCCTTCATTGGATCGACACGAGCCACGTGCCCGATCAACACAACAGAGGAAGCGATCCCTAAATCTTTTCGGATGCGCTCACGCACCGCCTGGTTCGGCTGAAATCGCTCCAAGTCAAAGCCGTTCGGAATCATGGCCCAGCGACGAAGTCGGTATCCCAGTCGTTCATGCCGACGCCGGCCTTCCTCGCTATTCACGATCAGTGACGCAGGATACCGAGATAAGAACGCCAAGACCTTTCTGACAAGGCGTGTCTGGATCAAGTACCGAGTGAGATCCATGTCCGAACAACGAATATTCCACAGAAGGGGCAACGACCCACCCAGTTTCGCAGCAAGAAAGGTCAACAGGTCTGCGTGGTAGAGTCAGCTTTGCACAAGCGTAGGTCGGATGGCTTTGAGGATGCCACCTAACCGGAAGATGGCCCGAGCATCAATTCTTCCTCGGGTCATGTCCGAAGACGATACAACAGTACCCGATGCTTCTATCTCTTTGCCCAGGATCCCAAAATCCATCAGGGAGACGACGGTATTCGCAAATCGTCTCCGATCCATTCCCCCGACCAGCTTTGCCAGCATGACTTCGGCGCCGCCCATATCGAGATCGGAAATCACATGCACGATGCGGATCATTGGACGCGAGGACTCGCAAGCACTTCAGGACCATCCTTGGCTGAAGTTCCTGCGTATTCGCTCCTGGAGGCCCTGTGACCAGGATGATTCATTCCTAGCCAACAGTCTTTCTCGTATGCATTGAGCAACCCGAAAGGCGCCCCATAGCAGGCAGATGAGAAGGAGTGGATACACAGGGCCTGTATGCCGAAATGGTTCGATCAAGCGAGCACTATACAAGTACGCCGCATACCACGTACCCCAGAGTGAAAGAAATGGAACCCACCAGTACCGAGGACGCCTCCACAAATCCACCCACCCCCATGTCGTAAGGGAAACCGACAGGCCAAAGACGACCACCATCACCAATTATCAGATGCCGCATGACGGCTCTCACTCCACTTGCATGAAGTAAAAAGATCAGGTCCTTGAGGTGAGGGGTCAAGGAATCGCTCATGTACACGGTTGACTCTACCCAGCCCTTGACTTGGCCCCAAATCAGCGTAGAGAGCGAATGAAGACCAAAGAGGTATTCCCTGAGCTTCCCCCCATTGTTTGGATAGGTTTTAACCGAAAATAAGTAATGGATTTCCGTCTTGCAGCCGCCTTTCGTTCCGAGGTCTCCCGGCCGACAGAAGGGGCCGGGAGACATGCCGACTGCCCCGATCCGTCATTTGAGCCGGGGGGCGCTCAGAACTTCGCTCCAGGATCGGTTATACGAGGCGATCGCCCGCCGGTCCATACCAGAGTACCCCCCTCTCATGCGAAGTGCACCTCCGCCGGCGTCCGCCAGCCCAGGCTCTGGTGCCGTCGTTCGGTGTTGTAGAACGTGAAATACCGATCCAAGCCGCCCCAGGCCTCGGCTCCGTCGGCGTAGTCCCGCAGGTAGACCTCCTCGTCCTTCACGCTCCGCCACAGCCGCTCCACGAAGATGTTGTCCAGCGCCCGGCCGCGCTCGTCCATGTTGATCCGGATCCCCGCGCCCTCCAGCCGCCGCGTGAACTCGTTGCTCATCAACTGCGCCCCCTGGTCCGTGTTGAAGATCTCGGGCTGGCCGATCCCCAGCGCCTGGTCCACTGCCTCCACGCAGAACAGCGCGTCCAGCGTGTTGGACAACGCCCACGCCAGCACGTAGCGGCTGAACCAGTCCAGCACCGCGACCAGATACAGGAACCCGCGCCGCCGTGGCACCTACGTGATGTCCGCGCACCACACCTGGTTGGGCCGGACCACCGCGAGCTGGTGCAGCAAATACGGGTGCGTCC
This genomic stretch from Nitrospirota bacterium harbors:
- a CDS encoding glycosyltransferase, with translation MIPNGFDLERFQPNQAVRERIRKDLGIASSVVLIGHVARVDPMKDHDSFLAAAEIVVGHRSDVEYLLVGKDTETLTPKLMGMKLKNHAHILGLRKDIDQLLPALDVLCLSSAFGEGFPNVQGEAMACGVPCVVTDVGDAAVIVGETGLVAPPRNPESLCKAWCVALAWTAQERAARGRRARERIAAQFTVDRMVEMTLRELERVAGGSLPRTGR